The Misgurnus anguillicaudatus chromosome 21, ASM2758022v2, whole genome shotgun sequence genome includes a window with the following:
- the LOC129438613 gene encoding E3 ubiquitin-protein ligase TRIM21-like, producing the protein MASSSDFISEEQLTCSICLDVFNDPVTTACGHNFCMDCIRKHRDARLDSKCPLCGFKLDLRTDFKINTTIKEIAESIKRKRIQESEVTCDSCPKKKRIAVKSCLDCETSFCESHLEPHKTAKNLMKHKLINPVENLDDYICRKHHKPLEHYCKDDQIPVCSFCVESDHRDHDTVHVEKDSLNLVMNEKSAVQQKIQDRGQKIKEIRHSIRFNKQAKEKEIEENSKFFKHVFERCNAELEEEMEEKHTETERRAKELINELDQEIMKLKEKQTKLEQLSHPLDFIQVIKLQRDPLCNSRSTNISISVHEHGAILRKTIAKLQNILDEKIRETVSRELRSIQRYAVDVTFDPDTAYPELMLSDDRKKVWNAGIPQKVPENPERFDYCSCVLGKEGFSSQNFYYEVDVRGKTEWDLGVVTESANRKGEIEMDPENGFWTVWLRKTDEYAANDVNPVSLTLKEKPVKVGVFVDFERGLISFYDVEAKYHIYSFTGQTFAEKLYPYFSPGEHEEGENSQPMIITPVDFTE; encoded by the exons atggcttcttcTAGTGATTTTATATCTGAAGAGCAGCTTACATGTTCTATATGTTTGGACGTTTTCAACGATCCTGTAACCACTGCATGTGGACATAACTTTTGTATGGACTGCATCAGAAAACACAGGGATGCTCGTCTAGATTCAAAGTGTCCACTGTGTGGGTTTAAATTGGATTTGAGaacagattttaaaataaatacaacaatTAAAGAAATTGCAGAGAGCATTAAAAGAAAACGGATCCAGGAGTCTGAAGTGACCTGTGATAGTTGCCCAAAGAAGAAGCGGATTGCTGTCAAGTCGTGTTTAGATTGTGAAACCTCTTTCTGTGAGAGTCACTTGGAGCCCCATAAAACGGCAAAAAATCTCATGAAgcacaaactgattaatcctgTGGAGAATCTGGATGATTACATTTGCCGAAAACATCACAAACCTCTGGAACATTACTGTAAAGACGATCAAATACCTGTCTGTTCCTTTTGTGTAGAAAGTGACCACAGGGATCATGACACAGTTCACGTTGAGAAGGACAGTTTG AACCTCGTGATGAATGAAAAGTCTGCAGTGCAGCAGAAAATCCAGGACAGAGGGCAGAAAATTAAAGAGATTAGACATTCAATAAGGTTTAACAAA CAAGCCAAAGAAAAAGAGATTGAGGAGAACAGTAAGTTTTTCAAGCATGTTTTTGAGAGATGTAATGCAGAACTGGAGGAAGAAATGGAGGAGAAGCATACAGAAACAGAGAGACGAGCCAAAGAGCTCATCAATGAGCTGGACCAAGAGATCATGAAATTAAAGGAAAAACAAACTAAACTGGAGCAACTCTCACATCCTTTGGATTTTATACAG GTTATCAAACTTCAGCGTGACCCCTTATGTAACAGCCGCTCAACTAACATCAGCATCAGTGTTCATGAACACGGGGCTATTTTGAGGAAAACCATAGCAAAGCTTCAGAACATATTAGATGAGAAAATAAGAGAAACTG TTTCCAGAGAGCTGCGGAGTATACAACGTTATGCAG TGGATGTGACATTTGATCCAGACACAGCTTATCCTGAACTCATGTTGTCTGATGACAGAAAAAAGGTTTGGAATGCGGGAATACCGCAGAAGGTTCCTGAAAACCCAGAACGCTTTGATTATTGCTCATGTGTCTTAGGAAAGGAAGGTTTCTCCTCACAGAATTTTTATTATGAGGTAGACGTCAGGGGGAAGACAGAATGGGATTTGGGTGTGGTAACAGAATCTGCAAACAGGAAAGGGGAGATTGAAATGGACCCTGAAAATGGATTTTGGACAGTATGGCTGAGAAAAACAGATGAGTATGCAGCAAATGATGTCAACCCTGTCTCTCTTACATTAAAAGAGAAGCCAGTGAAAGTAGGAGTGTTTGTGGATTTTGAAAGGGGTCTGATCTCCTTTTATGATGTTGAAGCCAAGTATCACATTTATTCTTTTACTGGGCAGACGTTTGCTGAAAAACTCTATCCATACTTCAGTCCTGGAGAACATGAGGAGGGGGAGAATTCACAGCCTATGATCATCACACCTGTTGACTTTACTGAATAA
- the LOC129438631 gene encoding uncharacterized protein isoform X1, which translates to MSSKYMTNENKLYIYMSTLSCSHETRLLTCLFRNEVQYYGMKNQGATCYLNAVLQCLFMTKDFRDAVESYEKALGGCGEENLLLQLQKLFKQLSENVATTEGVITSLGIQNVFEQQDAVEYYRKILKAAGTRVSKVFEGKIRNITKCIVCDQINKKTNSFISILMPIEDENNEQHTVEKCLDTFFKHSSLDQEDWMYCDRCDQKTETETWSEIEEYPTVLTLQVKRFDFDYMQMRYVKNTCALDVPLSLNIGDEKYDLYAVVNHKGVYSGGHYEALIKSYENQKWYSFDDHAVWESEVSLHG; encoded by the exons ATGTCAAGTAAATATATGACGaatgaaaataaactttatatcTACATGTCCACGTTAAGTTGTTCTCACGAGACACGGCTGTTAACCTGTTTATTCAGGAATGAAGTTCAATATTATGGCATGAAAAATCAAGGTGCCACCTGTTACTTGAATGCAGTATTGCAATGTCTATTTATGACAAAAGACTTCAGGGATGCAGTGGAGag TTATGAAAAAGCCCTTGGAGGTTGTGGAGAAGAAAATCTGTTGTTACAACTTCAAAAGCTATTTAAACAACTTTCCGAAAATGTAGCAACTACTGAAGGAGTAATCACCAGCCTTGGCATACAAAACG TTTTTGAGCAACAAGATGCCGTGGAGTATTATCGGAAAATTTTAAAAGCAGCTGGTACACGTGTCTCTAAG GTCTTTGAAGGTAAAATaagaaacataacaaagtgcaTAGTGTGTGACCAAATCAACAAGAAAACCAACTCCTTCATCTCAATACTTATGCCCATCGAGGATGAAAATAATGAGCAGCATACAGTG GAAAAATGTCTGGATACTTTCTTTAAACATTCAAGCTTAGACCAGGAAGACTGGATGTATTGTGACAGGTGTGAccaaaaaactgaaacagaGACT TGGAGCGAAATAGAAGAGTACCCCACTGTTCTCACTCTTCAAGTGAAGAGGTTTGACTTTGACTACATGCAGATGAGATATGTGAAGAACACATGTGCACTTGATGTACCTTTAAGCCTGAACATTGGG GATGAAAAATATGATCTGTATGCTGTTGTCAACCACAAAGGCGTATACAGTGGGGGACACTACGAGGCTCTCATCAAATCTTATGAAAATCAGAAATGGTACAGTTTTGATGACCACGCTGTTTGGGAG TCAGAAGTTTCACTGCATGGGTGA
- the LOC129438631 gene encoding uncharacterized protein isoform X3, whose protein sequence is MKNQGATCYLNAVLQCLFMTKDFRDAVESYEKALGGCGEENLLLQLQKLFKQLSENVATTEGVITSLGIQNVFEQQDAVEYYRKILKAAGTRVSKVFEGKIRNITKCIVCDQINKKTNSFISILMPIEDENNEQHTVEKCLDTFFKHSSLDQEDWMYCDRCDQKTETETWSEIEEYPTVLTLQVKRFDFDYMQMRYVKNTCALDVPLSLNIGDEKYDLYAVVNHKGVYSGGHYEALIKSYENQKWYSFDDHAVWESEVSLHG, encoded by the exons ATGAAAAATCAAGGTGCCACCTGTTACTTGAATGCAGTATTGCAATGTCTATTTATGACAAAAGACTTCAGGGATGCAGTGGAGag TTATGAAAAAGCCCTTGGAGGTTGTGGAGAAGAAAATCTGTTGTTACAACTTCAAAAGCTATTTAAACAACTTTCCGAAAATGTAGCAACTACTGAAGGAGTAATCACCAGCCTTGGCATACAAAACG TTTTTGAGCAACAAGATGCCGTGGAGTATTATCGGAAAATTTTAAAAGCAGCTGGTACACGTGTCTCTAAG GTCTTTGAAGGTAAAATaagaaacataacaaagtgcaTAGTGTGTGACCAAATCAACAAGAAAACCAACTCCTTCATCTCAATACTTATGCCCATCGAGGATGAAAATAATGAGCAGCATACAGTG GAAAAATGTCTGGATACTTTCTTTAAACATTCAAGCTTAGACCAGGAAGACTGGATGTATTGTGACAGGTGTGAccaaaaaactgaaacagaGACT TGGAGCGAAATAGAAGAGTACCCCACTGTTCTCACTCTTCAAGTGAAGAGGTTTGACTTTGACTACATGCAGATGAGATATGTGAAGAACACATGTGCACTTGATGTACCTTTAAGCCTGAACATTGGG GATGAAAAATATGATCTGTATGCTGTTGTCAACCACAAAGGCGTATACAGTGGGGGACACTACGAGGCTCTCATCAAATCTTATGAAAATCAGAAATGGTACAGTTTTGATGACCACGCTGTTTGGGAG TCAGAAGTTTCACTGCATGGGTGA
- the LOC129438658 gene encoding uncharacterized protein, protein MGKIYQIAVVGIKGEKKTVDVANSLEEFNNTTVLEFKKKLAAKLPGQAGDDLSSLRLLYTDKQLEDNDKFSDHQIEDHSTLFVVLRLPGGF, encoded by the exons ATGGGAAAGATTTACCAGATCGCGGTGGTTGGAATAAAGGGGGAGAAGAAGACAGTCGATGTTGCGAATTCACTGGAAGAATTCAACAATACAACTGTTTTGGAATTCAAAAAGAAACTTGCGGCAAAATTGCCAGGTCAAGCAG GAGATGATCTATCGTCTCTGAGACTGCTGTATACAGATAAACAGCTAGAAGACAATGATAAGTTTTCAGATCACCAAATTGAGGACCACTCCACTCTGTTCGTCGTCTTACGTCTTCCCGGAGGATTCTAA
- the LOC129438631 gene encoding uncharacterized protein isoform X2 — protein sequence MSRFHDKNEVQYYGMKNQGATCYLNAVLQCLFMTKDFRDAVESYEKALGGCGEENLLLQLQKLFKQLSENVATTEGVITSLGIQNVFEQQDAVEYYRKILKAAGTRVSKVFEGKIRNITKCIVCDQINKKTNSFISILMPIEDENNEQHTVEKCLDTFFKHSSLDQEDWMYCDRCDQKTETETWSEIEEYPTVLTLQVKRFDFDYMQMRYVKNTCALDVPLSLNIGDEKYDLYAVVNHKGVYSGGHYEALIKSYENQKWYSFDDHAVWESEVSLHG from the exons ATGAGTCGATTTCATGACAA GAATGAAGTTCAATATTATGGCATGAAAAATCAAGGTGCCACCTGTTACTTGAATGCAGTATTGCAATGTCTATTTATGACAAAAGACTTCAGGGATGCAGTGGAGag TTATGAAAAAGCCCTTGGAGGTTGTGGAGAAGAAAATCTGTTGTTACAACTTCAAAAGCTATTTAAACAACTTTCCGAAAATGTAGCAACTACTGAAGGAGTAATCACCAGCCTTGGCATACAAAACG TTTTTGAGCAACAAGATGCCGTGGAGTATTATCGGAAAATTTTAAAAGCAGCTGGTACACGTGTCTCTAAG GTCTTTGAAGGTAAAATaagaaacataacaaagtgcaTAGTGTGTGACCAAATCAACAAGAAAACCAACTCCTTCATCTCAATACTTATGCCCATCGAGGATGAAAATAATGAGCAGCATACAGTG GAAAAATGTCTGGATACTTTCTTTAAACATTCAAGCTTAGACCAGGAAGACTGGATGTATTGTGACAGGTGTGAccaaaaaactgaaacagaGACT TGGAGCGAAATAGAAGAGTACCCCACTGTTCTCACTCTTCAAGTGAAGAGGTTTGACTTTGACTACATGCAGATGAGATATGTGAAGAACACATGTGCACTTGATGTACCTTTAAGCCTGAACATTGGG GATGAAAAATATGATCTGTATGCTGTTGTCAACCACAAAGGCGTATACAGTGGGGGACACTACGAGGCTCTCATCAAATCTTATGAAAATCAGAAATGGTACAGTTTTGATGACCACGCTGTTTGGGAG TCAGAAGTTTCACTGCATGGGTGA
- the LOC129438650 gene encoding uncharacterized protein, which produces MTEQQQEKRYDPKDTTLKFVSRQDDITLDDDPDTLRAEMSCGHAVTPDSLTGWCRSLLDQGQYKFMCPALKDGTTQKCNAEWPYVEVRRLALLTQEEQTHFEETLAALAAAEYCEHKTCPGCHSFVERGDLTNLCVMCTICTAEMNKTFQFCWQCMNKWKGPGPRSDRCDNADCINPDIEKLSKCRNVTLPSVKNVTCPSMRACPTCGNLVEHDTTGCKNIICNRCTIEFCFVCLKITRVCLQTSTHFMPCSGGVAPRQTSIPSWNRR; this is translated from the exons ATGACGGAACAGCAACAAGAAAAGCGCTACGATCCTAAAGACACAACACTCAAGTTTGTTTCGCGCCAGGATGACATAA CTCTGGACGATGACCCAGACACTCTTAGAGCTGAGATGTCATGTGGCCATGCAGTCACTCCAGATTCACTTACTGGATGGTGTCGTAGTCTACTTGACCAG GGGCAGTACAAGTTCATGTGCCCTGCACTTAAAGACGGGACAACACAAAAGTGCAATGCAGAATGGCCGTACGTGGAGGTGCGGCGATTGGCTCTGTTGACACAAGAGGAGCAAACCCATTTTGAAGAAACGTTGGCTGCACTGGCCGCAGCCGAATACTGTGAACACAAAACA TGCCCTGGATGTCATTCATTTGTTGAGAGAGGCGATTTAACCAACCTGTGTGTCATGTGCACTATCTGCACAGCTGAAATGAATAAGACATTTCAGTTCTGCTGGCAGTGCATGAACAAGTGGAAAGGTCCGGGCCCGCGCTCCGACCGCTGTGATAACGCCGACTGCATCAATCCTGACATAGAAAAGTTGTCAAAATGTCGTAATGTAACACTCCCTTCAGTTAAAAATGTGACTTGTCCCTCTATGCGAGCTTGCCCTACTTGTGGCAATCTGGTGGAGCACGACACAACTGGATGCAAGAATATCATATGTAATCGTTGCACAATTGAATTTTGCTTTGTCTGCCTGAAAATCACTCGAGTGTGCTTGCAAACAAGCACACATTTTATGCCCTGTTCTGGTGGGGTTGCACCACGGCAGACCTCTATTCCATCCTGGAATAGAAGATAA